One stretch of Priestia megaterium DNA includes these proteins:
- a CDS encoding cation:dicarboxylate symporter family transporter, giving the protein MTKTAAKSKKKPFYKGLFFQIMMAIVLGIAVGYLWPSFGNAVKPIGDGFIKLIKMLIAPLIFGVVVVGIAKVGNIKTVGRIGGKTILYFEIVTTFALLIGLLVANVMNPGTGMNVDPSSLSTSEVDAKTNGSELPSEGDFFLNMIPDSAVGAFSSNSMLQVLLISCLFGIALVHIGGKTAETLLNVLEKVNDVLFKIMGYIMKLTALATFSAMAFAVSQYGLGTLAAFGKLFIAMTIACLAFVLVLAAILRIYLKLSLWKVILYIREEIMLAFATGSTEAVMPQLMDKFEQAGCNKAVVGLVVPTGYSFNLDGASIYLSLALVFLAQATGIDLSLTDQILMLGVLLLTSKGMAGIPGSAFVALSATAAATGSIPVAAVALMLAPDRFMGNYRTTVNIIGYAVAAFIIARWENLLDLQKANDVLDGKIAYQPKNAEISLPESIPAANEKAF; this is encoded by the coding sequence ATGACAAAAACAGCGGCAAAAAGTAAGAAAAAACCTTTTTATAAAGGTCTTTTCTTTCAAATTATGATGGCAATTGTGCTTGGCATAGCCGTAGGATATCTATGGCCAAGCTTTGGAAATGCTGTGAAACCGATTGGAGACGGTTTTATTAAGCTTATCAAAATGCTGATTGCTCCTCTTATTTTTGGAGTAGTTGTTGTTGGAATTGCCAAGGTTGGAAACATTAAAACAGTTGGGCGTATCGGTGGAAAAACCATTCTCTACTTCGAAATTGTCACAACATTCGCTCTATTAATCGGTCTATTAGTAGCAAACGTAATGAATCCCGGCACCGGTATGAATGTTGATCCTTCAAGCTTAAGCACAAGCGAAGTGGACGCGAAGACAAACGGCTCCGAACTTCCGAGTGAAGGTGATTTTTTTCTTAATATGATTCCAGACAGTGCAGTTGGTGCTTTTTCAAGCAACTCTATGCTTCAAGTGCTTTTAATTTCTTGTTTGTTTGGCATCGCGCTTGTCCATATAGGCGGAAAAACAGCAGAGACCCTTTTAAATGTATTGGAAAAAGTAAATGATGTGTTGTTTAAAATTATGGGATACATTATGAAATTAACGGCTCTTGCCACGTTTAGCGCCATGGCATTTGCAGTTAGTCAGTACGGTCTTGGAACACTTGCTGCATTTGGAAAGCTATTTATCGCTATGACAATTGCTTGTCTAGCATTTGTTCTTGTTTTAGCTGCTATTTTACGAATCTATTTAAAATTAAGTTTATGGAAAGTCATTCTATATATACGAGAAGAAATTATGCTGGCATTTGCTACGGGTTCCACTGAAGCCGTTATGCCGCAGCTCATGGATAAATTCGAACAAGCAGGATGCAACAAAGCAGTCGTTGGCCTTGTTGTGCCTACTGGCTATTCGTTTAATCTAGACGGTGCTTCCATTTACTTGTCTCTTGCCCTCGTCTTTTTAGCACAAGCAACGGGCATAGACTTGAGCCTCACTGATCAGATTTTAATGCTTGGTGTCCTGCTTCTTACATCTAAAGGAATGGCTGGCATTCCAGGCTCAGCCTTTGTTGCTCTCTCTGCGACCGCAGCAGCAACCGGATCCATTCCGGTAGCAGCCGTTGCTCTGATGCTCGCTCCTGATCGCTTTATGGGTAATTACCGGACTACAGTTAATATTATTGGTTATGCGGTAGCTGCTTTTATTATCGCAAGATGGGAAAATTTATTAGACCTACAAAAAGCAAATGATGTGCTGGATGGAAAAATTGCGTATCAGCCCAAAAATGCTGAAATTTCTCTCCCAGAGAGTATTCCAGCAGCCAATGAAAAAGCATTTTAA
- a CDS encoding ATP-binding protein — MSFVTKDLLINFLFILLALFLVQMFYLIKYAKKIHWWKDRYIAVFPILAITFCLLFPVNGAYVPDDYRMDLRRIPYILGTLYGGWPLGSLLFVFILLLRLLIGGYDVGFLSTLIALPILSIPLFFITKYFLHFSLKNRIIVSTCLSVVGSLLAMLVSIFVLHVTSIPISVWVQFAILDVAGMFVITILWEAIRANLLVLQRLMKAEKLEIVSHLAASISHEVRNPLTASRGFMQMLQEDEKEPAKKRYISIAINELDRAKEIIDDYLLFANSAPERNEKMNISEEIHHVTHIMTPLANMNGVAIDFTFDEEVKFFVMGERRKLQQCLINLFKNSIEAMQNGGTLTVKVAKEGGVVIVDIIDTGCGMTQEQINRLGEPYFTTKEKGTGLGTMVSFSIIHYMKGKVSVSSIKGKETCFSLEFPLCE; from the coding sequence ATGAGTTTTGTCACGAAAGATTTGTTAATTAATTTTTTATTTATTTTATTGGCGCTGTTTTTAGTGCAGATGTTTTATTTAATCAAGTATGCTAAAAAAATTCATTGGTGGAAAGATCGTTATATCGCGGTATTTCCGATTTTAGCCATTACCTTTTGCCTTTTGTTTCCGGTTAACGGAGCTTATGTCCCGGATGACTATCGAATGGATTTACGAAGAATTCCTTATATTTTAGGAACGTTATATGGAGGCTGGCCGCTAGGAAGCTTGCTTTTTGTCTTTATTTTACTGCTGCGCTTGCTAATTGGCGGGTACGATGTAGGGTTTTTATCAACATTAATTGCTCTTCCGATTTTATCCATTCCTTTATTTTTCATAACAAAATACTTTTTACATTTCTCATTAAAAAATAGAATTATCGTGAGCACCTGTCTTAGTGTAGTCGGTTCTTTATTAGCTATGCTTGTATCTATTTTTGTCTTGCACGTAACAAGCATTCCTATTAGCGTGTGGGTTCAATTCGCGATTTTAGATGTAGCAGGCATGTTTGTGATTACCATACTCTGGGAAGCGATACGGGCAAATTTATTAGTGCTGCAGCGCCTGATGAAAGCAGAAAAACTAGAAATTGTCAGTCATTTGGCCGCCAGCATCTCTCATGAGGTGCGAAATCCTCTAACTGCAAGCAGAGGATTTATGCAAATGCTGCAAGAAGATGAAAAAGAACCTGCTAAAAAACGCTACATTTCCATTGCGATTAATGAACTAGATCGTGCAAAAGAAATCATTGATGATTACTTGCTGTTTGCCAATTCTGCTCCGGAACGAAATGAAAAAATGAATATTTCAGAAGAGATTCATCACGTCACCCATATTATGACGCCTCTTGCAAATATGAATGGAGTCGCTATTGATTTTACCTTTGATGAAGAAGTGAAGTTCTTCGTAATGGGAGAAAGAAGAAAGCTTCAGCAGTGCCTAATCAATTTATTTAAAAATAGTATTGAAGCCATGCAAAATGGAGGCACGTTAACCGTTAAAGTAGCAAAAGAAGGCGGGGTTGTTATTGTGGATATTATCGATACAGGCTGCGGTATGACGCAAGAACAAATCAACCGGTTAGGAGAACCGTATTTTACAACAAAAGAAAAAGGTACGGGGCTTGGAACGATGGTATCTTTCAGTATTATTCATTATATGAAGGGAAAAGTGAGTGTGTCTAGCATAAAAGGAAAAGAAACGTGTTTTTCACTTGAATTTCCCCTTTGTGAATAA
- a CDS encoding sulfite exporter TauE/SafE family protein codes for MELSITLMGLFVGTLVGLTGVGGAALLTPLLIVLGINPSIAVGTDLVYNSITKLFGVAQHYKQRTINFKLAKYLAFGSIPSAVLAIVTLHAFPSFHEHQETIIKHALGYVMTLVAISIIFRVFFDKLIRPNRFQEMDLDQKKGLTIGIGVVFGFIVGLTSIGSGSLFAIAMLYLFKLKTSELVGTDIAHAFLLVTVAGILNASFGSVDYMLTANLLTGSIPGVLLGSRLSTKVPSRPLQAIMATIILISGIKLI; via the coding sequence ATGGAACTATCAATTACCTTAATGGGATTATTCGTTGGAACCCTTGTAGGCTTAACGGGGGTTGGAGGTGCCGCTTTATTAACACCTTTACTGATTGTACTCGGCATTAACCCTTCCATTGCCGTAGGAACAGATCTTGTCTACAATTCTATCACAAAATTATTCGGAGTCGCTCAGCACTACAAACAGCGAACCATTAACTTTAAATTAGCAAAATATTTAGCCTTCGGAAGTATTCCGAGCGCCGTGCTGGCTATTGTCACACTTCATGCATTCCCATCTTTTCACGAGCATCAAGAAACGATTATTAAGCACGCTCTTGGATATGTCATGACGCTGGTTGCCATTTCAATTATCTTTCGCGTCTTTTTTGATAAATTAATTCGCCCAAATCGGTTTCAGGAAATGGACTTAGATCAGAAAAAAGGATTAACAATCGGAATTGGCGTAGTCTTTGGATTCATTGTCGGACTAACATCGATTGGTTCGGGCTCATTATTTGCGATTGCGATGCTGTACTTATTTAAGCTAAAAACATCTGAGCTGGTTGGAACTGATATTGCACATGCGTTTCTTCTCGTTACGGTGGCTGGTATTTTAAATGCAAGCTTTGGAAGCGTGGATTACATGTTGACTGCTAACCTATTAACTGGATCTATTCCAGGTGTGTTACTCGGAAGCCGTTTATCAACGAAAGTGCCTTCAAGACCGCTTCAAGCCATCATGGCAACCATCATTCTAATTAGCGGAATTAAATTAATTTAA